The following are from one region of the Microbacterium sp. cx-55 genome:
- a CDS encoding ADP-ribosylglycohydrolase family protein, with product MLDEAMVHARATDTLFGLAIGDALGAPADVHRSVRTPWVRGRLWAGSADLDLQRVSRPLLPFTPTLDNARGVSPTDDTEEAVAAARSLLAVQDADPDGRDTELFAQWLAFHAGEDAWLGVAARSAERNAAWGLTPPRTGNDNPAADDDAAVPAGISFGIAYAGDAVAAADAARSYARITHAGDGADAAAFAAVVVAMAVTGSAFETAVDVARRQIASGSWLAAGLATAQEIAREVTGGFDAIPALIDALSPRLYSHAGTAAETLPLAVAITMLAGGAAAQGIPLSLTISRKADSLPAFVGAFCGALGGGASIDRWSGLDAVQGHLLPAVAGQSLTAVAADLAGHAIRRSHIGPVSPGSEHR from the coding sequence ATGCTCGATGAAGCGATGGTCCACGCGCGCGCCACGGACACCCTGTTCGGGCTCGCGATCGGCGACGCGCTGGGCGCCCCCGCCGACGTGCACCGGAGCGTTCGCACGCCGTGGGTGCGGGGCCGCCTGTGGGCCGGCAGCGCCGACCTCGACCTGCAGCGGGTGAGCCGGCCGCTGCTGCCGTTCACCCCGACGCTCGACAACGCGCGCGGGGTCTCGCCGACCGACGACACGGAAGAGGCGGTGGCCGCGGCGCGGAGTCTCCTCGCCGTCCAGGATGCGGACCCGGACGGTCGCGACACGGAGCTGTTCGCGCAGTGGCTCGCGTTCCACGCGGGCGAGGATGCGTGGCTCGGGGTGGCCGCGAGAAGCGCTGAGCGCAACGCGGCCTGGGGCCTCACCCCGCCGCGCACCGGGAACGACAACCCGGCGGCCGACGATGACGCGGCGGTTCCGGCCGGAATATCCTTTGGGATCGCGTACGCGGGGGATGCGGTGGCCGCGGCAGATGCGGCACGGAGCTATGCCCGCATCACGCACGCAGGAGACGGGGCGGATGCGGCGGCGTTCGCGGCGGTCGTCGTGGCGATGGCCGTCACGGGTTCTGCCTTCGAGACCGCGGTGGATGTCGCGCGGCGGCAGATCGCGTCGGGAAGCTGGCTCGCGGCGGGGCTGGCGACCGCGCAGGAGATCGCGCGCGAGGTCACGGGCGGGTTCGATGCGATCCCCGCGCTCATCGACGCGTTGAGTCCGAGGCTCTACTCGCACGCGGGAACGGCCGCGGAGACGCTTCCGCTCGCCGTGGCGATCACGATGCTCGCGGGCGGCGCGGCGGCGCAGGGCATTCCGCTGTCGCTGACGATCTCGCGCAAGGCCGACTCTCTGCCGGCGTTCGTCGGCGCGTTCTGCGGCGCCCTCGGCGGCGGGGCGTCCATCGACCGGTGGTCAGGCCTCGACGCGGTGCAGGGCCATCTCCTTCCCGCCGTGGCCGGTCAGTCGCTCACCGCGGTCGCCGCAGACCTCGCGGGCCACGCGATCCGCCGTTCGCATATCGGACCGGTATCCCCGGGATCGGAGCACAGATGA
- a CDS encoding adenosine deaminase family protein, with the protein MSHPTTWIDANDPLVTLPKIALHDHLDGSLRPETLIELATDAGVPLPRTEPGELQFWLRNFGTVEPGRDWEDLFGLSTSVMQTSAQLRRVAREYVHTLAADGVVYAETRWAPEKHRAAGLRMDEAVAAVWDGLELGMRDVRALGHSVEVRQILSIMRTGAVGDEVVDAAAAGADLGVVGIDLAGHEEGHPARDHADAFQRAAARGIRRTVHAGEADGAASIADAIATCAAERIGHGARLVEDIAVAGEARDVHTAVAAWRADGADPASLALGPVATRIRDAGIVLEVCPTSNSEGSVVASLAQHPVALLAAAGIRVSLHPDNRMLSETSVTGEMRAVVREFGWTHAQLRASTINALEAAFGPRELLERIRVETLIPGWD; encoded by the coding sequence ATGAGCCACCCGACGACCTGGATCGACGCGAACGATCCGCTGGTCACGCTCCCGAAGATCGCCCTGCACGACCATCTCGACGGCTCCCTGCGGCCGGAGACCCTGATCGAGCTCGCGACCGACGCGGGCGTGCCCCTGCCGCGCACGGAGCCGGGCGAGCTCCAGTTCTGGCTGCGCAACTTCGGCACGGTCGAGCCGGGTCGCGATTGGGAGGATCTGTTCGGGCTCAGCACGTCGGTCATGCAGACGAGCGCGCAGCTGCGCCGCGTCGCCCGCGAGTACGTGCACACGCTCGCCGCCGATGGCGTCGTCTATGCCGAGACCCGGTGGGCGCCGGAAAAGCACCGCGCGGCGGGCCTCCGTATGGATGAGGCCGTCGCGGCGGTCTGGGACGGCCTCGAACTCGGAATGCGCGACGTGCGCGCGCTCGGCCACTCCGTCGAGGTGCGTCAGATCCTGTCGATCATGCGCACCGGTGCGGTCGGCGATGAGGTGGTCGACGCGGCCGCAGCCGGCGCCGATCTCGGCGTCGTGGGCATCGATCTCGCCGGCCACGAGGAAGGACACCCCGCCCGCGATCACGCGGATGCGTTCCAGCGCGCCGCGGCGCGCGGCATCCGGCGCACCGTTCATGCGGGCGAGGCAGACGGCGCCGCGAGTATCGCGGACGCCATCGCGACGTGCGCGGCGGAGCGGATCGGGCACGGCGCGCGGCTGGTCGAAGACATCGCCGTCGCGGGCGAGGCACGCGACGTGCACACCGCGGTCGCCGCGTGGCGGGCGGATGGTGCAGACCCCGCGTCGCTCGCGCTCGGCCCGGTCGCGACGCGCATCCGCGACGCGGGCATCGTGCTGGAGGTGTGCCCGACCTCGAACTCCGAGGGGTCGGTGGTGGCGAGCCTCGCGCAGCATCCCGTGGCGCTGCTGGCGGCGGCGGGCATCCGGGTGTCGTTGCACCCCGACAACCGCATGCTCAGCGAGACGAGCGTGACGGGGGAGATGCGCGCTGTCGTGCGGGAGTTCGGCTGGACGCACGCG